The Macrobrachium nipponense isolate FS-2020 chromosome 7, ASM1510439v2, whole genome shotgun sequence DNA window acgtaacctaattttgaactcgtcccatgtagccgcctcttggaaagaaaacccctcttagatatgcacttgcgtctcctttagcaaagtctatgaagcttttggcttcctgtaattgttacagctgggtctgtgatgctttttgcatttaaatgagcgtctacagatgagatccatgcctcaacattttgaggcaggaacccattgacccgacccatagttgaagattgattcctgtaatgaatgaagattaagactatataactcACCCCTAGAAtattggacgatcgactcctgatgaacaacacttcactgagaaaaaacctgaatagataaaattctacttagctctggtttattaaatttttttttaataaaattttgggggggtagaattttttttttgggggttgacCATTCGATGACGTCCAcagctccttcctccttcctttctctcgcgtcggaagtcgtgatgaacGTCACagcctaccctctctctctctcgtcgttgcatgaagaagtcaatgtcgtgatgacgtcacagcctcttggcctactctccacgtccttgcttgtgatcgcgcgttgtttcctttatttgtttcttctttctgttgatgttcgatgctgctccgcgtccggttttgattcttggagatatgtgataacagtcactcaaacgtcgatgttgatgcttgtattcttctcgatgaaggacatatcttcgtcttcatagaatgtttacagttgcgttgattgaagatcccgtttcctcagtttattattgacttattgCTGGAAGTTGATGATTgaagttcttcggtcggctgatatggttcTTGTTAAAGTTAGTCTTCTTTGATGCTGCCACCATTGTtgtttcttccgctttggcgaaagactggttgtcttttcttacgactgtagttcgtaagcattactagttcctcttttcttctctcctacgttgtatcttattaaagtggttcttcttagaataagggagatgattcaaacggataagttgataacagtacaacaactttatttctcaactccattacaagagagatagttcggtcatgagaccgttccgtttgatcactCGAATAGAACTGAagcttagagcatcacgtcgatagcgaaacattagctatctcagctaatacgtagtccgccggctcggaagttacaagtttccggcgcaggttaacaggtcaaccgcttcccatggaaggtgttatgaaaagttgacaaaggtatgaatcgatgatgttttcaaacaaacttaaaccaggctactgcaggcattgcacagcgtgatctagatttgtgttAGTCACGTAGGatgctcctaattcaccaatgacccctcaggtcatggattctatttacagatatgtaattatttgtttcaaaacatgtatttattacatatggaCTCACTGGCGGTGAGAATTCTTCTAAGGCCGATCTTGTTGCTGTTAAAGATTAAgacagccttgtgctggcacaggctcttgctcctagagcagcccatgGCTGGAttataaagatacaaaaacagtgcttttggcACTTAGTTGTAGAAATGAaagagggtgacaggcaggattgcaacccctttgaaccttacggtacccatcagtaggagagaaagcttTATAGTAGTGAGATCCAGCCTAGTTGGAAATGGAAGCGAGTGTAGTTTCAGGATAGGtggtcttaaaaaaataaaaaaaggatgggAGTTACCTATAACATttcaggcacaatatatatatgtgtgtagcatctgcatatatggcaatatatatcaaacaaacATTAAGAAAGTATAAAAGTAATATACGTGTACACACCTAcccacacttatacatatgttccCGAAGATGTGTATAGCTCCTAttgcaaaaataatgaaatagagGGTTTGTACATTGTGCAGATTTCTGTGGTTTTAACCATAGGAGAATTCTTTCCTCTGGGAGGTGGGTAGGACaacaggagattcccatgtgtccttGTAGATTTGCCAAGTAATATACTAGGACACATGAGGTGCCCTTTCATCCGTTTGGAGAAAGTTCGCAGTATCTGGACAGGGGGCAGGGTTGTCAGTCCTCCTGCAATCTGTGACCCTCGTGGCAGACGAACATATGGTTTCCGTCCATGTGGGGGCCAATTCAATATGGCGACAGTTAATCATCCTCCGGGCCAGGCGTGTCTCCGATTTTGGTACCGTGGAAAATGACAAGGCGAGCGCAGTCGAGATGGAAGAGAGTTAATCCCTCAAAAAGGAGTAGTGTAAGTGCTTGAGAGGCTACTGGAACTGCAATGAATTATGGTTAGTTGTTTAATTTATGTTATTCTGAAgtggagatatatgtatatatatatatatatatatatatatatatatatatatatatatatcttcttcttcttcctagcttaaacccatttttatatggggtcgccgttgtgaataagtcgtctccatcgatttctgtcctgtgcctcgttctcatttataccttttaataccatatcttcccctacacaatcacaccatctctttcttggtatTCCCTTCTTCcctctaccccgcacttccatttccatcgtatgtcttccaacatgacgttccttcGTGCGTGTGCGAGTGCGTGTGCTTGTGCATACAGTAGCTAAGAAGAATCCGccttttatatttatcttaaGGACTTtgtgttcttttctttctttaactgTAGTACAGtgtttcaaaatattatcaagtTTTGAAAGAAAGAATCGTTATACCATCAGTACCTGGATATTGCTTTGTAAAGTGTATAAAATATGCCATCACATAATTACTCTTATTGAGGGAAGAAGAACTACCTCTTTGAACAATTTTGTCCAGGAAATAGGCCTAACTAGGCTTCTTGTATCTGAAATGGACGCTCGCAACAGTAAACCACTAGATCTGTAGGACCTCCAGATATGCTTTGCAATGTGCTATGTCTTAATAGTAATACCTACTTTTCTagaaacacagaaaaaaatattggagtcacagaaattaaaatatcaaacACTCTTAATGCATAAGTCCAGCACTACAATGTAGATAAATTGTTAAGAGGGAGCCATTACAAGTATGCCAATCTGTATAGTACTTAATGATTCCCCTTAGAACTCTCCTAGGGCTACAGTTAGTTCATTCTTTATTAGGGAAGAATAGACTTAGGTAATAAAAACTGTAATATCATCCAACTGTGTTATCTTGTTAATAAAACGGGCAACCACATTACAAGAAAAAACTGTTATAAGTCACTAGAGTTCTTGGCTTATCAAGACTGTTCTGAACAACTATCATCTACCACTCACTTGAATAGCTTGGAAGATTTCTGGCACATTTCCTTACCAAAGAGTTCATTCTTACAGCTTAGACAACGGTAGCACTGAGTACATTTGAGCAAGGCTGTTagaaattcaaaaatattaacTAGTTTCTGATTATTtcccatacacatacatatcagcTATCAGGCCAAGGGTATATGGTGGATTTATAAAACATCTTTCCAGCTACTCTATATTAGAGAGTAACGGAAGGTAAGGCAACAGTCTGTTACAAAGGTAAGCTGCTCTCATACTGTCTTCTTGAAGGAACATACTGGATAATTGCTGTTCATCTGGAAAATTCTTCCTCAAGGTCACAAGCATTTAATTACCCACCCTATCTGAATAAATCAACAATCATTCAACTATCACGTTTGTCTTAACCacttccttctattactttaggCGTTATGCGAGCAGATAACTACTGCTTTCATTTATAGTTTTTGAATTTTTTGCTTTCGAGACTCCTAGTCAGTCATGCAGAAGCACACTCACCGTCATAATGTGATTAATGTGATATCTAACACGTAACCTCATTAGCTTCTCGTATCTGTTTGAAATCAGATTTTTCGCTATAGTTCTTACATTGTCAGAATATACCTTCACTTGTATTGATTTCAACTCATGTTTTAATAAGAATTCtgcattttttcatataaacataaaatttctcaaataaAACAATGCATGACAAAATCTAATGGGGCTTTAAGTTCTTGTGTTTGTATTCCTTATTCATTTGAACATCAACTTCCTCCTATAATTATTGTTTCAGTAAGAGTATAGTGtagttttccatttcattatcaGAGGTCCAAAGTACCCAAAGTACAAATAGCCTTCTGGTGCAATgtatccttattttcttctctcacaGGTGGAATGCGTTTAGTTAGGAGGCGTGGATTGGCGTGGCGGGAAGCAGCAAAGAAGGCTGCTCAAGCACAACATACCGCCTCTAACGCAACAAAGGACAAATGGAGTGAGCTCCTGCAACAACTCAAAGAAACCAAACCCTGTGATCATCCTGCCTGTAGAGGAAACCATAAACCAGGCCAACCCCACCAATACGACTATGCACCAATACGGCGGgtaagaggaaaggaaacaatTCAAAAGATGAATGCAAAGTTTATGGTAACATCAACATTCTGTTTAaagctttctcagttatatatttcatacatgcaGCCGGGAAAATCTTAGGAGAATTagtttaataaaatgtttttctagctcttttccatgccacatctacattttgtttaactaatgacaaacttgaatttagtaagcataacattctaaaattgccctatgatgaaaggtttttagaaattcctagaattttaaagcttttgaaaataaatgttttcagtaatattaatgtcaagagtttagttataaaaaaattctcctaaagatcttcccggctgcatatatgaaattccttgcaaaaagtgtgataaagtattatagcggcagcccggaccgttgagatacaacgaacgagataccgactgtaacccctaccggtatttaggagtagacttgtaaactgtgaaactgaccgtctgccgaaaatatatgggtggcttactgaacaagcaccactaattgctcgttagattttgggtctagatccaatatacgagataccagatgaaactaatatataatatatctgcagactctactgattatagaatgaccagtgacagacattttggagggtgggtttccCCCTGACGAGCActgaaaaggggaaaaggggggTTAATTTGGacctagatccaacttaggagataccgagtaaaatttactctACAATAGCACTgtacatcctagaatactgtggtggtaatgacagacgttttagtgggttaccccctgacagacgccccacaacgagtgggagggggagacaggatctgcatccaatattggagataccaagtaaaatttgtactacaattgcactgcacatcctagaatgctgtgatggtaatgccagacattttagagggtggttaccccctgacagacaccccacaacgagtggggagggggagggggagacaggatctgcatctaacatggagataccaagtaaaatctgtactacaatagttctgcacatcctagagtactgtggtggtaataccagacattttagtgggtagttaccccctgagagacaccccacaacgagtggggggagaagggggaaggggagggggagacaggatctccatccaacattatagtaccaagtaaaatttgtactacaatagcactgcacttcctagagtactgcagtggtaatgacagatattttagtgggtagttaccccctgacaggcaccccacaacgagtgggggggaggggaagggggagccaggaactgcatccaacattggagataccaagtaaaatttgtactacaatagcactgcacatcctagagtactgtggttgtaatgacagacattttgagggtgggtaaccaccctcaaaatgtctgtcaGACACCTcacaacgagtagggagggggagagggaggggaaagggagggggagagggagggggagacaggatctacatccaacattggagatataaagtaaaatttttaccacaatagcacttcatatcctagaatgctgtgatggtaatgacaggcATTTTAGTGGGaggttaccctttcacagacataacctacgattggaagggagagatgggacaccttgaaatatttcaaaatctatcataggcaatattaatattagaaatatggtaagtatctgaaaatcgtgagcctgataaaatttaaaaggcaaaaaattcaagaaatattgtgatgtttcaggataagaattactgccggagttattttttaaaattcctattgaagtatgaaatatttcacttcattaattccatcacatctataaatactatgtgtgagacttcctaggcttggtctactttctatagtttcacacacacacacacacacacacacacacacacacacacacacatatatatatatatatatatatatatatatacatctatatatatatatatatagatagtatatatatatatatatatatatatatatatatatatatatatataaatgaccaaagacgctattaaaacgagaatacttatcttacatttctttttttagaagaactgagagtggcaccatatgactggtttaattattggcaccatatgactggcttaattattcaaaaatggctcagcacacatacttgtagctgttgccaattgtgaccccctcccattcagatgaAATACTTTgcgtgaagtaataactccaaaccaaaggatagtgctaatattatatatatatagtatatatatatatatatatatatatatatatatatatatatataatatatatatatatatatatatatatatatatatactatatatatatatattagcactatcctttggtttggagttattacttcacgcAAAGTATTtcatctgaatgggagggggtcacaattggcaacagctacaagtatgtgtgctgagccatttttgaataattaagccagtcatatggtgccaataattaaaccagtcatatggtgccactctcagttcttctaaaaaaagaaatgtaagataagtattctcgttttaatagcgtctttggtcattttcttttcttgcctatagttaggacactgcagccatgtcgaggttcgtagcccaacgtgtcttaccataaatgaattgttctttagttgctgttggtcgtgcggatgaaatgaaatttttatcggatatgggaattcgatgatattaagaccaaagtcccatcaaaaagagccgttttaacacccgcacattcacaaagagatgatgtatcacaacacaaataattactggcaacggaaatgtgaatgaattgttcaggataagctaactataaagattaaaacattttcccccattttattccccctcccgaagttgacgatcatacaacttggagctcctgactcccaaattaagttggcctataatatcatgtcagttatctaatagtccacttattttctgttgcctcactcaaattgatctgtacactatcaccaagtatcaggtaccatatatattttcagggaagaaaatctaaactttaaAATGATACACTGTTTGATGTTTAAtgccagccgagtgcgtttgtctcttgaCTTCCCGCCGCACGCACCACAGGTAGCCTAtttaatgtgtttcaatacattctatcgaagctggctttgacgaccattattcggctaattttctccctactaatatttttttctttatttgttcattatatccagtagacaggcactaacatcatattatatcctcacgtctgttcaatgcatttaccattgttaatatgatttataatgcatCTCCAaaagtctaaaaataaaaatttgacaaccgagtgtgcaaatatgtcagctgtgtgcaaggcatagggcgtcaatcactggagtagcgatatccctgccgagagtgacttcggaaggccatattgaaaggtctcggtccagctcttagtactatattttattactattactttttttaatctttattattattattattaccaaaccctaaatacttactaaatactaaacagtgaatgaacatccactcaatTAAAACTTAAtgaacacttacatactaaacatttgctaaacactaacattcactaaacgttcacttaaaattcgcaaaactttcactaaaaccctaaacactcactgaatacttacacactaaatattcactaaacactaccattcacaagacattcactaaacgttcacttaacattcacaaaacatttactaaaacccttaagacaaaacattcactgaatacttacacaataaacattcaataacattcacaaaacattcactaaaccctaaagactcagtaaacattcactgaatactgacacattaaacagtcactaagccctaaacattcatcaaacacttactcataaacattcactaaacgcatactcactaaccctaacaattcgctaaacactgactcattaaacattcacgATAGAAAAatttgacaatcgcactaatttttcatttctcttgttttctttacattaatgcaaggtgattattattatttttttattttttggtctagtttgatcttgtatttattcattattttcttgagagaatggaaatgttcgaaataacttggtgtgtagagatattgtttaaaaaacagagatcctctgtgtccttcctcagccaggtgtattatgtctgatgaattttacaccagccgaaaaaaaatcgactatagtaataacaatattaattcataaaactgataatacaaaaatgtatccatgatttcattagcatgaaagtcagttgaaaccaaaagaaggtagtcctgcttcgataaaactaaccgagtaggctgtagaacaattattatgatctgtaccctgactatagcgtatatattacatatgtattactatctatttaatgggtgcgtaactctatttaacaaatgttatgtacatagacattttacagcaataactctaataatgataagaacttatatgctactttatagtgtcattcttccaaccaccgctacattaattttcatatcgtaaacaaagctaaagcgagtaggggagaccggggctagctggcacactttttacaattttggttattgcaaatataaaacaaactttttgcaaaattcttaccaccattgaaaaatattaacattcatcTTTATCAtacagcaaaataattgttgtttgctttcaacataagataacaataagctttagaaaaaaataacttttcgtgccacttgcccgacgtggtaagttggcacacattatggggtaagttggcacattgataattaaaagaaaattactgcattgcatttaaatcaaatagcaaaaataccctctgaatttccaaaatacaaaatataaggcattagtattacttcagatcatcatctagttgtaattgtggcaggtgtgaaataaatcctcgtcatagtcttcatgctcccacatgttacatgccctgcactggacccacacttctcctggcttaccaaacacaggctttcttcagctgagctttcttctggatcaacaagagcagttcttaaactctgtatcacgctgatgactgatctgaagcccatgtgtcttttcggacatctctcaatctgttacataaccacccgtaaaatcaaaatcttgaaacagtctgtaattcaaagttgaaattccatcaatcctaaaccaattgaaaacatcagaataagtgacaactagaggtaaagccgaggaaactttaccaggaatctcacagatgggcatacttgatcctggattaccggtcatccacgaatcacatgccctgttaacacatttcttcagatgtctaaaaacactaaaatccaggggctgcaacttgtgagaacaatgtggaggaaatgataggacactaatctcattatccttccaaaaatccagaaacaaaacgtaaattatataaataaataggcttactattggtatcaaataacgtgtgccaacttgccccatttattttgagccaacttgcccatccctaccatttggtacaaaaacgattaccagtccacaccaagaagccttgaattaataattttaatgctatagaacctttaaaccataaggaaaactatgctatcattgaaaagtaatctttatgaatgtatagatgttatagcaaataacagaaagattaaaatatttacttactaccatcaaaatcaaaaattgtctcataaattcgagctcctacgttctgtctatagaattttgctggtaattgaggaaccacgtggcaattacacagtatatgtattagagtcatcctatggtaaactttaaagtcatgttgaagtcagttgcttgctcgacaaaataataatatgactaaattattatgggcctacagatgactgttatttatatgaaacaaataaattatttttgtgttagatcagccatcgtcaaccatggttccgtggaaccttagggttccgtgaacgatcgccaggtgttccgtaagaattcatgttttatttaattatttgttaattagTAAGTAtattttcgttaaacatggcgtgagaaatcgtagtcctgtaatctattttatcgtaacatatcgtgcgagattttttccctctgttttactaaaggtaaatgctatatatatatatatatatatatatatatatatatatatatatatatatatatatatatatatatatatgtgtgtgtgtgtgtgtgtggtgtgtgtgtgtgtgtgtgtgtgtgtgtgtgtgtattggtgttcattgggatgaagaaaattgtctcaggggttcctcaaagtgtcaaaggttgggaaacatattagataaatacaaaggatatagaaaggataaaaatatttattaaatatatcacgataatgtataatacgggtcaatagtagcccactatactaatctagacattcattatcagggcttgcccttccccctgcccacctgttagggtgtgtctgtcaggggaaaATCATCCACTAAAATgcctgtcattaccatcacagcattctaggatatgaagtgctattgtagtacaaattttacttggtatctccaatgttggatgcagttcctgtctccccctccccctccccactcattgtggggtgtcggtcagggggtaaccacccactaatatgtctggtattaccatcacagcattctaggatgtgcaagtgctattgtagtacaaatattACTTGGTACTAtaatgttggatggagatcctgtctcccctccccttcccccttctcccccactcgttgtggggtgtctctcagggggtaactacccactaaaatgtctggtattaccaccacagtactctaggatttGTGCAGAACTATTGaatagtacagattttacttggtatctccatgttagatgcagatcctgtctccccctccccctccccactcgttgtggggtgtctgtcagggggtaaccaccctctaaaatgtctggcattaccatcacagcattctaggatgtgcagtgcaattgtagtacaaatttatttggtatctccaatgttggatgcagatcctgcctccccctccctacttgttgtggggcgtctgtcagggggtaaccacccactaaaacgtctgtcattaccaccacagtattctaggatgtgcagtgctattgtagtgtaaattttactcggtatctcctaagttggatctagatccaattaacccccccttttcagtgcgtctgtcagggggaacccaccctccaaaatgtctgtcactggtcattctataatcagtagagtctgcagatatattatataatagtttcatctggtatctcatatattggatctagacccaaaatctaatgagcaattagtggtgcttgttcagtaagccacccatatattttcggcagacggtcagtttcacagtttacaagtctactcccaaataccggtaggggttacagtcggtatctcgttcgttgtatctcaatggtccgggctgccggtctatatattacggacaaagcctgtaaatctctttcacaat harbors:
- the LOC135217544 gene encoding uncharacterized protein LOC135217544 is translated as MRLVRRRGLAWREAAKKAAQAQHTASNATKDKWSELLQQLKETKPCDHPACRGNHKPGQPHQYDYAPIRRESRASAVQRAAEQEEEFRGFTNRLLVVLALLLAGLTGVVLYSL